A single window of Pseudomonas benzenivorans DNA harbors:
- a CDS encoding TRAP transporter small permease subunit yields the protein MPRAIRVFVRGVDAMNRVIGRFAMYLIFAMLAVLLYSSVSKTFADPALWTLETAQFLMVAYFLLGGGYSMQLDAHVRMDLFYSRWSPRTSAIMDAITVGFLIFYLIFLLYGGISSTQYALKYGETSYSAWSPPMAPIKIIMTVGVALMLLQTIATFFKDIAAARGETL from the coding sequence ATGCCAAGGGCCATTCGGGTGTTCGTGCGCGGGGTGGATGCGATGAACCGGGTCATTGGCCGGTTCGCCATGTACCTGATCTTCGCCATGCTGGCGGTGCTGCTCTACTCCTCGGTCAGCAAGACCTTCGCCGATCCTGCGCTCTGGACCCTGGAAACCGCGCAATTCCTGATGGTCGCCTACTTCCTCCTCGGCGGCGGCTACTCCATGCAACTCGATGCCCATGTGCGCATGGACCTGTTCTACAGCCGCTGGTCGCCGCGCACCAGCGCGATCATGGATGCCATCACCGTCGGCTTCCTGATCTTCTACCTGATCTTCCTGCTCTACGGCGGTATCTCCTCGACCCAGTACGCCCTGAAGTACGGCGAGACCAGCTACTCGGCCTGGTCGCCGCCCATGGCGCCGATCAAGATCATCATGACCGTTGGCGTGGCACTGATGCTGCTGCAGACCATCGCCACCTTCTTCAAGGATATCGCCGCGGCCCGTGGGGAGACGCTGTAA
- the osmE gene encoding osmotically-inducible lipoprotein OsmE — protein MDTHTLGALLLVGTLSGCAGSLGTPAAYLAYREAPLVAKVDLDMSKQHVLEIGGPPSSEMQRTVRPGSCHDYTLTQDGRPQAYHVSFDAAGRVDGKGFTTCTQMEDNARARARARVPYGGGGGY, from the coding sequence ATGGACACGCATACCCTCGGCGCCTTGCTCCTAGTGGGCACCCTCTCCGGCTGCGCCGGCTCGCTCGGCACTCCCGCCGCCTACCTGGCCTACCGCGAAGCGCCCCTGGTGGCCAAGGTCGACCTCGACATGAGCAAGCAGCATGTCCTGGAAATCGGTGGCCCCCCTTCCAGCGAGATGCAGCGCACCGTCCGGCCCGGCAGCTGTCACGACTACACCCTCACCCAGGACGGCCGGCCCCAGGCCTATCACGTCAGCTTCGACGCGGCCGGGCGGGTCGACGGCAAGGGCTTCACCACCTGCACCCAGATGGAAGACAACGCGCGCGCCCGTGCTCGCGCCCGCGTGCCCTACGGCGGGGGCGGGGGCTATTGA